One part of the Phragmites australis chromosome 3, lpPhrAust1.1, whole genome shotgun sequence genome encodes these proteins:
- the LOC133911751 gene encoding FCS-Like Zinc finger 17-like → MIPRAPSLFHLEEGMGASTPMVASGELVGLRLIIQPSPREQPPTVLRRSEVRTPATSASKCHENGRVFVGLEFLKCCFCCRKTLDATMDVFVYKGDQAFCSAECRCQQIAKEERREMEILVRKRRDAFHSRHAAAAKMQGSNRHMRLQTAAR, encoded by the exons ATGATCCCAAGAGCTCCAAGCCTCTTCCACCTCGAAGAGGGAATGGGTGCCTCAACGCCGATGGTGGCCTCCGGCGAGCTCGTCGGGCTTCGGCTGATCATACAACCGTCGCCTAGGGAACAGCCGCCGACGGTCCTCAGGAGGTCGGAGGTGAGGACTCCGGCGACGAGCGCATCGAAGTGCCATGAGAATGGCCGAGTGTTTGTGGGCCTCGAGTTCTTGAAGTGCTGCTTCTGCTGCCGCAAGACGCTGGACGCCACCATGGACGTCTTCGTGTACAA AGGAGATCAAGCGTTTTGCAGCGCTGAATGCCGATGCCAGCAGATAGCGAAAGAGGAGCGGCGAGAGATGGAAATCCTGGTCAGGAAACGCCGCGACGCGTTCCACAGTCGGCACGCAGCAGCGGCTAAGATGCAAGGATCGAACCGGCATATGAGACTGCAAACTGCTGCACGATGA
- the LOC133910918 gene encoding ATPase 10, plasma membrane-type-like, whose product MGDELANPLLGLEKFSSQEIDLESLPLEDVLEQLNTSRNGLSSADAEERLQLFGANKLEEKRENKIMKFLSFMWNPLSWVMEAAAVMALVLANGGSQGPDWEDFLGIVCLLVINSTISFIEENNAGNAAAALMAHLAPKTKVLRDGQWQELDASILVPGDIISIRLGDIIPADARLLEGDPLKVDQSALTGESLPATKRTGDLVFTGSTCKHGEIEAVVIATGIHSFFGKAAYLVDSTEVVGHFQKVLTCIGNFCICSIVAGVILEVIIMFPVQHRSYRDGINNVLVLLIGGIPIAMPTVLSVTLAIGSHHLSHQGAITKRMTAIEEMAGMDVLCCDKTGTLTLNHLTVDKNLIEVFRREMDKDMVILLAARASRVENQDAIDMAIINMLADSKEARTNITEVHFFPFNPVDKRTAITYLDSNGNWFRVSKGAPEQILNLCYNKVDIAERVQMVVDRFAERGLRSLAVAYQEIPERSRHSPGGPWIICGLLPLFDPPRHDSADTIRRALDLGVCVKMITGDHLAIAKETGRRLGMGTNMHPSASLFGRHNGESAAVPVDELVENADGFAGVFPEHKYEIVRILQGEGHVCGMTGDGVNDAPALKKADIGIAVSDATDAARGAADIVLTEPGLSVIVSAVLTSRAIFQRMKNYTIYAVSITIRIVLGFVLLASIWEYDFPPFMVLIIAVLNDGTIMAISKDRVKPSRRPDRWKLNEIFATGVVMGTYLALVTVLFYWAVTRTTFFESHFKVRSLKQDVEKISSAMYLQISIISQALIFVTRSRGLSYLDRPGALLICAFVVAQLVATLVAVYATIGFASISAIGWRWAGAIWLYSLVFYVPLDLIKIAVRYILSGKAWNLLFDRKTAFTRRRDFGKEDREARWALSQTQRDVQRRAFSDHLLASATPSSLIVDQARRRADISRLGERHALRAHVESVMRLKRVDSHIIRTAQTV is encoded by the exons ATGGGTGATGAACTAGCCAATCCTTTGCTTGGGCTTGAGAAATTCAGCAGCCAAGAGATTGATTTG GAAAGTCTGCCCCTGGAAGACGTTCTTGAGCAGCTCAACACATCTCGCAACGGGCTCTCATCGGCGGATGCTGAAGAACGCTTGCAGCTGTTTGgcgcaaacaaattggaggagaAGCGT gagaacaagattATGAAGTTCCTTAGTTTTATGTGGAACCCTTTGTCATGGGTGATGGAGGCAGCGGCAGTGATGGCATTGGTCTTAGCAAATGGTGGT AGTCAAGGTCCTGACTGGGAGGATTTTCTTGGAATCGTCTGTCTTCTGGTTATCAACTCAACCATCAGCTTCATTGAGGAAAACAATGCTGGCAATGCTGCTGCAGCTCTCATGGCGCACTTGGCGCCGAAAACAAAG GTTCTTAGAGATGGGCAATGGCAAGAGTTAGATGCATCTATTTTGGTACCAGGAGATATTATCAGCATCAGACTTGGTGATATTATTCCAGCGGATGCACGCTTGCTAGAGGGAGATCCTCTGAAAGTTGACCAG TCAGCTCTAACTGGTGAATCCCTTCCGGCCACCAAAAGGACCGGCGACCTAGTGTTCACCGGTTCAACGTGCAAACATGGAGAAATTGAAGCTGTTGTCATCGCAACCGGCATCCACTCTTTCTTCGGAAAGGCAGCTTATTTGGTGGACTCCACAGAGGTTGTTGGCCATTTTCAGAAG GTTCTGACCTGCATAGGGAATTTCTGTATATGCTCGATCGTGGCAGGGGTCATTCTTGAGGTTATCATCATGTTCCCAGTGCAACATCGGTCATACCGAGATGGAATCAACAATGTGCTTGTTCTTCTGATCGGAGGGATACCGATCGCGATGCCTACTGTTCTGTCAGTCACTCTTGCAATAGGTTCTCATCACCTATCTCATCAG GGTGCAATAACTAAACGGATGACAGCCATTGAGGAAATGGCAGGAATGGATGTTCTGTGCTGTGACAAAACTGGAACTCTTACTCTCAACCATCTTACTGTCGACAAAAACCTAATCgag GTTTTCAGAAGAGAAATGGACAAGGACATGGTTATCCTTTTGGCTGCAAGAGCATCAAGAGTGGAGAATCAAGATGCAATTGATATGGCCATCATAAACATGCTAGCTGACTCCAAAGAG gcaCGCACCAACATCACCGAAGTTCACTTTTTTCCGTTCAATCCTGTTGATAAGAGAACAGCTATAACATACCTTGATTCCAATGGCAATTGGTTCCGGGTCAGCAAAGGTGCTCCGGAGCAG ATATTAAATTTGTGCTACAACAAAGTTGACATCGCTGAAAGGGTGCAGATGGTAGTCGACAGATTTGCCGAGAGGGGACTCCGTTCACTAGCAGTTGCTTACCAG GAGATCCCAGAAAGATCAAGGCACAGCCCCGGTGGACCATGGATCATCTGTGGCTTGCTGCCGTTGTTCGATCCGCCGCGGCACGACAGCGCCGACACCATACGCAGAGCGCTCGATCTTGGCGTCTGTGTGAAGATGATCACTG GTGATCACCTGGCCATCGCAAAGGAGACCGGCCGGCGCCTGGGGATGGGCACGAACATGCACCCGTCGGCTTCACTGTTCGGCCGTCACAACGGCGAGAGCGCGGCGGTTCCGGTCGACGAGCTCGTCGAGAACGCCGACGGGTTCGCCGGCGTGTTCCCGGAGCACAAGTACGAGATCGTGAGGATCCTGCAGGGGGAGGGCCACGTCTGCGGGATGACGGGAGACGGCGTGAACGACGCGCCGGCGCTCAAGAAGGCGGACATCGGCATCGCGGTGTCCGACGCGACGGACGCCGCGAGGGGCGCCGCCGACATCGTGCTCACTGAGCCCGGCCTTAGCGTGATCGTCAGCGCCGTCCTGACCAGCCGCGCCATATTCCAGCGCATGAAGAACTACACG ATTTATGCCGTTTCCATCACCATACGGATAGTG CTAGGTTTTGTTCTTCTGGCCTCAATATGGGAGTACGACTTCCCTCCGTTTATGGTTCTGATCATAGCCGTACTGAATGACG GGACCATCATGGCGATATCGAAGGATCGCGTGAAGCCGTCGCGAAGACCGGATAGGTGGAAGCTGAACGAGATCTTTGCAACTGGAGTTGTCATGGGAACCTACCTTGCATTGGTCACCGTCCTCTTCTACTGGGCAGTCACAAGGACCACGTTCTTTGAG TCACATTTCAAGGTGAGATCCCTCAAGCAAGACGTCGAAAAGATCTCGTCGGCTATGTACCTGCAGATCAGCATCATCAGCCAGGCTCTGATATTCGTCACACGCAGCCGGGGCTTATCCTACCTCGACAGACCTGGAGCTCTGCTGATCTGTGCTTTCGTCGTAGCACAATTG GTGGCTACCCTTGTTGCCGTCTATGCCACCATCGGCTTCGCGTCGATCAGCGCGATCGGATGGCGCTGGGCCGGCGCCATATGGCTGTACAGCCTGGTGTTCTATGTGCCACTTGATCTGATCAAGATCGCCGTCCGATACATCCTAAGCGGTAAAGCATGGAACTTGCTCTTCGACAGAAAG ACTGCATTTACAAGGAGGAGAGACTTCGGCAAGGAGGACCGGGAGGCCAGGTGGGCGCTTTCCCAGACTCAGAGAGATGTTCAGCGGAGGGCCTTCTCTGATCATCTTCTCGCCAGTGCAACACCGTCCTCTCTGATCGTAGATCAAGCGAGGCGGCGCGCCGATATCTCCAG GTTGGGAGAAAGGCACGCACTGAGAGCGCATGTGGAGTCTGTGATGAGGTTGAAGCGTGTGGATTCTCACATCATTCGGACGGCTCAAACGGTCTGA